The Variovorax sp. S12S4 genome includes the window ACCCTCTTACGAGGTAGTCGACCAGTCGGCTTTCGTCTTCCACTATCAGCAGCCGCATCGCTTGCCTTCATAAAACACCGCAGACGCGATGATCACAGCAACCCGCCAGGCGGACATTACAAGTTTGTCATCCAACCGGCAACGCCCTGAGGCTTGCAGAAATGTAATGCCATGGTCACTTTCTGGCGTGTTGCCCATCCTCAAATACCTGCAACCCGCCACCGGCGGCAACAGGAGAGATCGCGATGAGCACGCAACTTCAGATCAACGGCCGCCGGGTGCGGGTCGATTCCGCGGCGGACACACCTCTTTTGTGGGTGCTGCGAGACGAGCTGGGCATGACAGGTACCAAATATGGTTGCGGTGTCGGCCTCTGCGGCGCGTGCACGGTCCACGTGGGCAACGATCCCGCGCGCGCATGCATCACGCCCGTCGGCGCACTGGCGCGTCAGCAGGTTCGCACGATCGAAGGCCTTGCGCAGGATCGCATCGGCCGAGCCTTGCAGGCCGCCTGGATCGAGAACGACGTGCCGCAGTGCGGCTACTGCCAATGCGGGCAGCTCATGGGCGCGGCTGTGCTGCTGCGTGCCACGCCGAAGCCGAGCGATACCGACATCACGCAAGCCATGGCAGGCAACATCTGCCGCTGCGGAACCTACGACCGCATCCGGGCGGCCATCCACGAAGCAGCACGCGCGCTGTCTGTCTGAAGGAGCCGCCATGTCGACCACCACCACACCCGCCGCTCGCGCATCCCAAACCTTGCCGCCAGCCGCCCATGGCCTGTCGCGGCGCCAGTTCGGACTGGCCGCAGGCAGCGCCGTGCTGACCGTCGCGATTCCGCTCGGCGCCCAGACACCGCCGCAACCAGCCGCACCTGCGCCGGCCGCCCGGCCGCCGGTGAACCGTGCGCCAGGTTCATTCATCCGCATCGGTACCGATGGCGTCGTCACGTTCCTGCTGCCCACCTGCGAGATGGGCCAGGGCATTCATACGGCGCAGGCCATGATCTTGGCCGAGGAGCTCGGCGCAGACTGGACCCGCGTGCGCACCGCGATGCCCGAACAGGTGACGCCCGATTACCGCCTGCCCATGGGCCAACAACGTTCGGTCGGCTCGTTCGGCGTCCGCTTCTGGCACGACCCATTGCGCCGTGCCGCCGCGCAGACAAGGGAACTGCTGACCTTGGCCGCGGCCGAGCGGCTGTCGGTGCCACCTGCGTCCCTTGCCGCCGAAGACGGCCAAATCATCCATGTGGCGAGCGGCCGGCGTGTGCCATTTGGCGATCTGGTGCAGGCGGCGTCCGCGCTGCCCGTGCCCCAGACGCCGGTCCTGCGGCCGGCGGAACAGCGCAAGCTCGCCGGCAAGACGATGCGCCGGATCGACACCCCCGGCAAGGTCACGGGCCGCGCCCTCTACGCGGTCGACATGAAGGCACCCGGCATGTTGCATGGGGCGGTGCGCCTGTCCCCGGTGTTTCGCGCCGAAGTCGAGTCGATGGATCCGGCCAGCGTGCGCGGCATGCCGGGCGTGGTTGCGGTGGTGCCCGTACCCAACGGCGCGGTCGTCGTCGCACGCAGCTGGTGGCAAGCCAAGCAGGCGGCCGACAAACTCACGATTCGATTCAAGGCCACGCCGAACGACCGCGTCAGCACGCCCGAGCTCGACGAACGCATGCGCGCCGCGCTGGACGGCGGAACGCTGCCGGCTGCCTTGCAGCGCGGCGACATGGACGCAGCCTTTCGTGCGCCGCATCGAATCATGGAAGCCGACTACGCCGTGCCGCTCCTCGCCCATGCGTGCATGGAGCCGATCAACTGCATGGCGCAGGCCGGCCCCGACCGGCTGGACCTCTGGACCGGTACGCAGGCCCAGGACATCCTCCTGCGCGAGTGCGGCGCCGCGGGTGGCTACAAGCCCGAGCAGGTCTACTTCCACAACGCCTATCTCGGCGGTGGCTTCGGTCGCAAGACGCAGGCCGAGTCGGCCATTCAGGCCATGCTCGCGAGCCGCGCCGTGGGCGGCCGGCCGGTGAAGGTACTCTGGTCCCGTGCCGACGACATGCAACAGGGCCAGTACCGCCAGACGATGATGTGCCGCATGCGCGCCGCGCTCGACGCGGACGGCCGCATCCAGGG containing:
- a CDS encoding (2Fe-2S)-binding protein translates to MSTQLQINGRRVRVDSAADTPLLWVLRDELGMTGTKYGCGVGLCGACTVHVGNDPARACITPVGALARQQVRTIEGLAQDRIGRALQAAWIENDVPQCGYCQCGQLMGAAVLLRATPKPSDTDITQAMAGNICRCGTYDRIRAAIHEAARALSV
- a CDS encoding xanthine dehydrogenase family protein molybdopterin-binding subunit encodes the protein MSTTTTPAARASQTLPPAAHGLSRRQFGLAAGSAVLTVAIPLGAQTPPQPAAPAPAARPPVNRAPGSFIRIGTDGVVTFLLPTCEMGQGIHTAQAMILAEELGADWTRVRTAMPEQVTPDYRLPMGQQRSVGSFGVRFWHDPLRRAAAQTRELLTLAAAERLSVPPASLAAEDGQIIHVASGRRVPFGDLVQAASALPVPQTPVLRPAEQRKLAGKTMRRIDTPGKVTGRALYAVDMKAPGMLHGAVRLSPVFRAEVESMDPASVRGMPGVVAVVPVPNGAVVVARSWWQAKQAADKLTIRFKATPNDRVSTPELDERMRAALDGGTLPAALQRGDMDAAFRAPHRIMEADYAVPLLAHACMEPINCMAQAGPDRLDLWTGTQAQDILLRECGAAGGYKPEQVYFHNAYLGGGFGRKTQAESAIQAMLASRAVGGRPVKVLWSRADDMQQGQYRQTMMCRMRAALDADGRIQGLRVRVAGPQMGRDNGIPLTNGVVDGMSLTGIIDMQYQIPNMLVDHAVVPMPMALSPWRSIANSFTGFFVEAFINECAAAAGKDPLEFRRQHLRGRPRMLAVLDRVAQSAGWGNPAPAGVARGLAVVESYGSPVAQVVEARLRDGHVKVEKVHVAIDCGRAINPGQVESQMSGGVVDALSVALRAKITIKDGRAEQSSFGDYQILRMGEEPQVITHIVEIGSPLGGVGEPGVPPLAPALAAAASILSGKHVRRLPLADDGLA